A region of Selenomonadales bacterium 4137-cl DNA encodes the following proteins:
- a CDS encoding EVE domain-containing protein, whose amino-acid sequence MAFWLMKTEPDEFAYDDLARLGRDRWNGVRNFRALAFMRRMATGDLTFIYHTGKEKAIVGVAEVVAPAYPDPNVDDKRFVVVDVAPRYRLPRPVTLREIKNDQAFAAWELARLPRLSVMPVPPELWQRILDMAKITPA is encoded by the coding sequence ATGGCCTTTTGGCTGATGAAAACCGAACCTGACGAATTCGCCTATGACGACCTGGCTCGCCTGGGGCGCGACCGCTGGAACGGGGTGCGGAACTTCCGCGCCCTCGCCTTTATGAGGCGGATGGCGACCGGTGACCTTACTTTCATTTACCATACCGGCAAGGAAAAAGCGATCGTCGGCGTCGCCGAAGTCGTCGCGCCGGCGTATCCCGACCCGAACGTAGACGACAAGCGCTTTGTGGTCGTGGATGTGGCCCCGCGTTACCGCCTGCCGCGACCGGTCACGTTGCGCGAGATCAAGAACGACCAGGCGTTCGCAGCCTGGGAGCTTGCTCGCCTCCCCCGCCTGTCGGTCATGCCGGTGCCGCCGGAGCTCTGGCAACGGATACTGGATATGGCAAAGATAACGCCTGCCTAA
- a CDS encoding respiratory nitrate reductase subunit gamma, whose translation MGETFSWLIAGPFMYLAVIIFVAVTLKKVVTIASMPRHLRWDLYPIAHEGPAGSVFQKVEFWKQPRAVHLAYELAEMAEEIFLLKRTFLYNRKMWNFSYPMHAGFYLIIGWIGLVKFGALLELIVGLKVSGASTVFWAQALNAATILAGAAGLVLGLFGCLGLLWMRYTDEDLKDFSSPVTFLNLYLLIALFGVGLVAWLVEDPSFVLARGYVASLYVFKPAVLPPIMTFEALLLGIFLIYLPFSRMLHFAAKYFFYHNIMWDDEPLVAGGSLDKTIGGYLHFKAEWSAPHLKSGGSWLEQATTNPAKPKEEGK comes from the coding sequence ATGGGTGAAACCTTTAGCTGGCTCATCGCCGGACCATTCATGTATCTGGCCGTCATCATCTTCGTTGCCGTTACCCTGAAGAAGGTTGTCACTATCGCTTCGATGCCCCGTCACCTCAGATGGGATCTTTATCCGATCGCGCATGAGGGGCCGGCAGGGTCGGTGTTTCAAAAGGTCGAGTTCTGGAAGCAGCCCCGCGCCGTTCACCTTGCCTATGAGCTGGCCGAAATGGCTGAGGAAATTTTCCTTCTGAAGAGGACCTTTTTGTATAACCGCAAAATGTGGAACTTTTCTTACCCCATGCATGCCGGCTTCTATCTTATCATCGGCTGGATCGGCCTCGTGAAATTCGGCGCCCTCCTGGAACTGATCGTCGGTCTTAAGGTTTCCGGAGCCTCGACGGTTTTCTGGGCCCAGGCGCTCAACGCCGCGACAATCTTGGCCGGGGCGGCCGGGCTTGTTCTCGGCCTCTTCGGATGCCTTGGCCTGCTGTGGATGCGCTATACCGACGAAGACCTAAAGGACTTCTCATCGCCGGTGACGTTCCTAAACCTGTATCTGCTCATCGCCCTTTTCGGGGTCGGGCTGGTCGCCTGGCTGGTCGAAGACCCCTCGTTCGTGCTTGCCAGGGGATACGTAGCCTCACTCTACGTTTTTAAACCGGCAGTCCTGCCTCCGATCATGACCTTTGAGGCGCTGTTGCTCGGCATCTTCCTTATCTATCTGCCTTTCAGCCGCATGCTGCATTTCGCCGCCAAATATTTCTTCTACCATAACATCATGTGGGACGACGAGCCGCTTGTCGCCGGCGGCAGCCTCGACAAAACGATCGGCGGGTACCTGCATTTCAAAGCGGAATGGTCGGCTCCCCACCTGAAATCCGGCGGCTCCTGGCTGGAGCAGGCAACGACCAACCCGGCCAAGCCGAAGGAGGAGGGAAAATAG